The genomic segment AGAATAATCTAAAGTTATGCAGCTTCAGAACATTCTATCTCAAACACCTTCTATATATTGTATCTAACCGCAAGTGAAAGAGCAAATGAAGTCACAATCTATTCAATTATTGTTCGTTGCTTCGTGACAAATTTTCTAGTAAACTTACTACATAAATTGAACTAAAGAAAAAGCCTAGCATTTCCTATATTAGCAGGATAGATGATGATGGCGAAACAAGCTTTATTTCATTTTATATACTTGCCTGTATTTTCGAAAAATGTGAACGGTTACCGCCGCATACGGAAAAGAGCTGGCCAGAGAGAAGAAGAGGTGAACAGGTTCAGATGCAGTTTATTCCTGTGTTAGTGCTGATGGTTTTATTTTTTGTGATGATGTTCGGTATAGGCTTCATCTTAAATATGCTTATGAAGACGACATGGTTTCCTTCTTATTTATTTGTCGTTATTATTTTGCCGCTTGTGGTATATTCGCTGTGGGACCGCGGCGAAGTATCATTCCTCAGCCATTTGGAATCTTTCCGTGTCGTAGATTATTTGACGGGCGTAGCAGGTCTTGTGGGTGCTGTTTTCAGTGGATTGTCCATTCAGAAGCTGCGTCAGAGCGGATTTAAAATGTTTTAGGAAAGAACAATGGACAGCTCTCCGGAAGGAGGGCTGTTTTGCTTCATATAAATAGAAGGTAATATCTAATATGACAAGCTTGATATGGAAGGAGGAGGAGTATTGAAGGGGAGATCTTGTATCCTTATATTTCTGGTGATCATCATGATGGGCTTATTTTTTCCTGGAAAAAGCATAAAGGCTTCAGGAGATGCGAAGGTTATACCGGTGCGTGCCGCCGCGGAGGCGCTTGGGGGAAGTGTGCAATGGATCAAGGAGGAAAGGGCATTGAAAGTGAGGCTTGGCAGCCGGAAATGGGAGATTGTCCTCGGCAGCAGCTTGTCTGCTTTAAATGAAAAGGAATTTGTTCTTGTTCAACCGGCAGGCATGAATGCGGAAAATATGGTCTGCGTACCGCTGCAATCCTTCAATAGCGCCTTGGGAGTTCAAATGGAGTTCCGTGAAGGACAATGGATGCCGGGCAGAGAAGATACCACCGGCCTCGGCATGTATTGGATGAGGCTCATGCAATTAGGTGATTATGACAAGGCACGCAGTATGATGAATGCTTCATTGGCGGATCTATTTCCGGATGAGGCGCTTGAACATTACAAAGACAGTCTGGATGAAACTTATGGCTCTTGGATACTGCTCAAAGCTGATTTCCAGGATAATGATGTACATAAAAACGCCATTCTGATCTACCAGACGCCGCGTGGGCAAAGCTTCCGGATGGAGCTGCGTTTTGACGAAGACGGCAGATTGGATGATCTTGCCCTGCTGCGGAACACTTCCGATACATATACCTCTCCATCTTACGACCGTCCTGAACAATATGCAGAGGAAAAAGTAACGGTCGGAACGAAGAGCCTGCCGCTGCCGGGTACGCTGACCATTCCTGAGCAATCCGTTGGAAAACTTCCAGCCGTCGTTTTAGTTCACGGGTCAGGCCCGAGTGATGAAGATGAATCATCAGGAGGCGGTAAAATGTTCCGTGATATCGCAGTCGGACTCGCGAATGAGGGGATTGCTGTTCTGCGATATTCCAAGCGGACATATGAATATCCCATCCGCTCGTTAACGCCTTATTTTACGGTTCAGGAAGAAACGATTGAGGACAGCTTGTCTGCGGTCAAGCTTTTGCAGCAGGATGAGCGGATTGATTCCAGCCGGATATACGTGCTTGGGCATAGTCAGGGTGGCATGCTGGTTCCGGAAATTCTGGGAGAGGATCATGATGGTGCCATTGCCGGGGCGATGCTGTTGTCTGCTCCATCCGGTTCGCTGGAAGATCTGATGCTTCAGCAGTACAAGGGGATCCTGAAACGGGCCGTAGACAACAATGAGACAGGTGCCGAACTGGAGCGCAAACAGGCAAAGGTGGATACCTGGCAGAATGCTGTCGATATGCTTCATGATGATGAATATTCCAAGGAGCATTTACCCGCCTTATTTCCATTGCCGAGCGCTTACTGGTGGTATGATATCCGCCGCTACAGCGGTCCTATGATTGCACGGAACCAGCATGTTCCCCTTCTGATCCTTCAAGGCGAAAATGATGTGCAGGTTCCTTTATCGAGCTTGAAGGTATGGAAGCAGGCGCTTGACACAAGGACGGATGTGAAGTATAAATCTTATCCTGGGCTGAATCACATGTACGCCCTTTATGATCAGCCTTCGACAGGTGATGAGTACCGGATTGCCGCGAATGTTCCCGGGGCTGTGATCAAGGATTTGGCCGATTGGATTCATTTGGCGGTAAAATAATCGTCGAAATATATCGGAGCGGAGATTTCTTTTATGATAGAATAGAGAAAGTCTACGTTACGATGGGAGGAGCCAAAATATGCATATGAAGAGTCTGCTGCATTTTACTGAAAATCACAGGTATTGCGTATATCGCGATTTTTGCTTAAGCAGCCTGGACAGCAAAATGCTCAGCTCGATTTACCAGCCCATGGTCGGAGCCTTTGCTATCAGTTTATATCATCTGCTGTTTCAGCAGATTCCTATAGAAAAATTAGGGTATTCGCCGCTCGAGCAGCAGCGCCGCCTGTTTCTGACCCTGGGTCTGGAGCCCAGCGAGAAAGGCCGGAAATTTCTGATTGAACAAGCCTCGCTTCTGGAAGCGGTGGGTCTGCTACAAACCTGCCGCATGTATATGCCGGAGCATGAGGATTATATCTATGAATACGAACTCCAGCAGCCTTTGTCACCTGCCGAGTTTTTCAATACCCAGCATTTGACGCTGCTTCTCCGGGATAAAATCGGCAAGTTTGCCGTATTGGCGCTTCGCGAGGAACTGTGGGCCACAGAACCGGAGGAATATTCGGAATCAACAGCCGGCCACAAAGAGAATATTTCGCTTGCCTTTTATGATATTTTCGAGCTGAATACGCATGTCATCGATTATGAACTGGAGCAGGCACTTTCCGAAGTGTCCACCGCAAGGCAGCCTGGACTGCGCGTGTCAGGAGATGAGGACGAGCTGAATTATGCCGATATCATCCTGCGTTTTCCGAAGGATTCGGTCAATCGCATGCATGTCGAGAAGCTTCGCTTTAATCACGAGCAGATGGGCATCATCAATTATGTAGTAAACAAGTATGATCTTAGCGTACAGGACTTATGCCGGCTGCTGGATGAAGACGGGGTATTTGCCGCAGATGGCGGCATTGCCCTCGAAGAGCTTCAGCGCAAAGCGAATTTGCATTTCCGTCAGGACAAACGGCGGCAGGAGCAGCGTGAGGTCTATGCGGGTAAAGTGGTTTCTTTCCGGCAAAGCGAGGCGTCCTCGGAGGACCCTGCACCGCTGGAACATGCCGTTGAAATGGAATACTATGTGGATGTTCCGGTTCAGTTCCAGTCCAAGTGCGATGTCCACCAGTATAATATGATGCTGCGCAATGAGCCTTATACGAAGCTGCTGAAAACTTTTTTTCCGGGCTCCGTTCCGGATAACTTTTTTGATATTTTTGATAAAATCGACCACAGCTACAAGCTGCCGGGCGAAGTCATCAATGTACTCATCCATTATTTAATGTCACTTCTGACTTCAGGCGGCAACGAGCAGCGCATCAACCGCAATTTTGTGGAAGCTATTGCCTCCAATATGCTGCTGAAGCAGGTGAATAGTTACGAGAAAGCCGTTCAATATATACGTGATCAATCCAAGGTTAAAGGGAAACAGGCAGCCGCTTCCGGGGGAGGAAGAACCCGTACATACGGCAGCAAGCCCGTGAGAATGAAACCTGAAATTCCGATTGCACAGGAAAATCGGTCAATGGACGCAGTCAGTGAGGAAGAATTCGAGGAAATGCTGCGGATGGCGGCTGAAATGCAAGCGAGCAAGAAAAAGGGAATTTAATGCAATAAAGGCATGATGCTTGTGGAAGGAGGAACCGGGCTTGGAGTCATTAGGTCAGGTATTGAAGCAAATGAAGGGGCCATCATTTCTAAAAAGATCACAGGCTATATTCGATGAGCTGCTCAGTGATCCGATCGTAAAAGAGCTTCGCGAAGAGCATCCGGAGCTTGATGAAGCGAAACTGCGTACCAATCTGCCGCGTTTGTACCAATATGTGAATGACCGGCGCAATTGCGGCAATTGTCCGGGCCTTGAGAAATGCCCTAATGATTTTCAAGGGCATTACAGCAAGCTGGAGACGGCTGCGCTGAACGGACAGCTAGAATTAGTGGAGCGTAAGGCGCCTTGCTCCCTGCAGGTTGCGAAGCAGAACGAGGATCAGATCCGGAAGCGGATCCGCAGTTTCTATGTGGATGAGCGTGCACTGCAGGAAGGATATAATGAAGTGGAGATTATGGGTAAGGATCGGCATCGTGCTCCTGCCGTGAATCAGGTATTCCGGTATATCCGGGAAGTGAAGGAGCATGGACTTACGCCTAGAGGATTGTATTTGTTCGGTTCGTTCGGGACGGGCAAGACATTCCTCATGAGCTATATGCTGCATGAGCTTGCGATTGCAGGTTATACAGGAGTCATCGTATATATGCCTGAATTCATGGAAGATCTGAAATCCATGATTCAAGACAGCCAGAAGCTCAAAGATACCGTAGAAGTGATGAAAAACTGCGATCTGCTGATTTTTGATGATCTCGGTGCCGAGAATTTAAGTCCTTGGGTTCGCGATCATGTGCTTGGGGCTATCCTCAATTTCAGAATGAACCGTAAACCGACCTTCTACACTTCGAATTATGATTTTGGCGGACTGGAGAAGCATCTCAGCTTTACAAGCAAAGACGGCGAGGAAATGCACAAGGGGCAGCGGCTGATGGACCGGATTTCCCCATTTGTAGATATTGTACATCTCCATGGTGAGAACCAGCGGCGGAGCCGGGCGTAAACCTTATGCATCCAAAACTATAGAAAAAAGCCTGACCTTCTGCCGACAGGCGGAAAGGACAGGCTTTTTGTGTTGAGCTCTTTCGAGCTTTTGTTAGCCGGAGATAACAAACTTGATGATGACCATGACTGCGAAAATAAGGGTCATGAGCAAAGCCATGCCTCCAAAGCCATTCATCAGATCCATCAAGTCATTGCGCGGCTCTTCGTTCACGTGTTTCCTTGGATCGTTCGCGTGCACGTTTGCATCCATAATCACAATGCCTCCCTCAGGATGGTTTCACTTTATGTAAATGAACGTAGTCATTGACAGAGAAACCCGAGTTAACATTAGTATACCCAATTTCCAAAGAATTTGTAAAGAATATATGGTGAATACTTTATAGAGTTAAACGGCTTTTTCCGCTGCATCCGGTAGTTGATTCAGAGGCACGGATCGTTCCGGTTTAAGCTTGGCAAAATCCGTTTAATATTTAGTTAGGATTATACCCATCTGTAATTAAGGATTTCACATTTACAAAAAAAATGTGTTATACTTAAACTGTCCGCAAAGACATATCAGTTTGATTAAATTCAGCTTTCTTATAAGGAGGAAAAATATTATGGCTATTGTAAATGTAACTGACCAATCCTTTAATGCTGAAATTGAAGGCCAAGGTACAGTATTGGTTGACTTTTGGGCACCTTGGTGTGGTCCTTGTAAAATGATCGCTCCAATTCTGGATGACCTCTCCAATGAGATGGGTGATTCCGTGAAAATTGCCAAATTGAATGTGGATGAAAATCCGGAAACGGCTTCCCGTTTCGGTGTGATGAGTATTCCAACCCTGATCTTCTTCAAAGACGGCCAGCCGGTTGATAAAGTGGTAGGTCTGAATTCCAAAGAAAACCTGAAGAACATCATCTCCAAGCATCAATAATCAAGCATATTTCACGATCAACCATATCATGCGCCTCCGGATTTCCGGGGGCGCTTTGTTTGCGGTCCTATTTCAATCTTCCATCCTTATAAAAATGCACTTTGGATTTTAGCGAATTCCCCATATAATAAAAATACGGGAGGGGGAGAATGCATGAAAGACGAATTTAGCGATAAAACAATTAATGAACAAGATAAAGCGATGGAAAATATACGCAACAAGCTTGCACTGCTCCCGGATCTGCCCGGATGTTATTTGATGAAGAATACGGATGGGAAAATCATTTATGTCGGCAAGGCTAAAGTTCTCAAAAACCGTGTCCGTTCTTATTTTACAGGCAGTCATGACGGAAAAACGCAACGGCTCGTGGCGGATATCCGTGATTTTGAATATATCGTTACGGGCAGCAATATTGAGGCCCTTATTCTGGAATG from the Paenibacillus sp. J23TS9 genome contains:
- a CDS encoding alpha/beta fold hydrolase produces the protein MKGRSCILIFLVIIMMGLFFPGKSIKASGDAKVIPVRAAAEALGGSVQWIKEERALKVRLGSRKWEIVLGSSLSALNEKEFVLVQPAGMNAENMVCVPLQSFNSALGVQMEFREGQWMPGREDTTGLGMYWMRLMQLGDYDKARSMMNASLADLFPDEALEHYKDSLDETYGSWILLKADFQDNDVHKNAILIYQTPRGQSFRMELRFDEDGRLDDLALLRNTSDTYTSPSYDRPEQYAEEKVTVGTKSLPLPGTLTIPEQSVGKLPAVVLVHGSGPSDEDESSGGGKMFRDIAVGLANEGIAVLRYSKRTYEYPIRSLTPYFTVQEETIEDSLSAVKLLQQDERIDSSRIYVLGHSQGGMLVPEILGEDHDGAIAGAMLLSAPSGSLEDLMLQQYKGILKRAVDNNETGAELERKQAKVDTWQNAVDMLHDDEYSKEHLPALFPLPSAYWWYDIRRYSGPMIARNQHVPLLILQGENDVQVPLSSLKVWKQALDTRTDVKYKSYPGLNHMYALYDQPSTGDEYRIAANVPGAVIKDLADWIHLAVK
- a CDS encoding helicase DnaB, which encodes MHMKSLLHFTENHRYCVYRDFCLSSLDSKMLSSIYQPMVGAFAISLYHLLFQQIPIEKLGYSPLEQQRRLFLTLGLEPSEKGRKFLIEQASLLEAVGLLQTCRMYMPEHEDYIYEYELQQPLSPAEFFNTQHLTLLLRDKIGKFAVLALREELWATEPEEYSESTAGHKENISLAFYDIFELNTHVIDYELEQALSEVSTARQPGLRVSGDEDELNYADIILRFPKDSVNRMHVEKLRFNHEQMGIINYVVNKYDLSVQDLCRLLDEDGVFAADGGIALEELQRKANLHFRQDKRRQEQREVYAGKVVSFRQSEASSEDPAPLEHAVEMEYYVDVPVQFQSKCDVHQYNMMLRNEPYTKLLKTFFPGSVPDNFFDIFDKIDHSYKLPGEVINVLIHYLMSLLTSGGNEQRINRNFVEAIASNMLLKQVNSYEKAVQYIRDQSKVKGKQAAASGGGRTRTYGSKPVRMKPEIPIAQENRSMDAVSEEEFEEMLRMAAEMQASKKKGI
- a CDS encoding YuiB family protein; the protein is MQFIPVLVLMVLFFVMMFGIGFILNMLMKTTWFPSYLFVVIILPLVVYSLWDRGEVSFLSHLESFRVVDYLTGVAGLVGAVFSGLSIQKLRQSGFKMF
- a CDS encoding YqzM family protein, encoding MDANVHANDPRKHVNEEPRNDLMDLMNGFGGMALLMTLIFAVMVIIKFVISG
- the trxA gene encoding thioredoxin, with the protein product MAIVNVTDQSFNAEIEGQGTVLVDFWAPWCGPCKMIAPILDDLSNEMGDSVKIAKLNVDENPETASRFGVMSIPTLIFFKDGQPVDKVVGLNSKENLKNIISKHQ
- the dnaI gene encoding primosomal protein DnaI, yielding MESLGQVLKQMKGPSFLKRSQAIFDELLSDPIVKELREEHPELDEAKLRTNLPRLYQYVNDRRNCGNCPGLEKCPNDFQGHYSKLETAALNGQLELVERKAPCSLQVAKQNEDQIRKRIRSFYVDERALQEGYNEVEIMGKDRHRAPAVNQVFRYIREVKEHGLTPRGLYLFGSFGTGKTFLMSYMLHELAIAGYTGVIVYMPEFMEDLKSMIQDSQKLKDTVEVMKNCDLLIFDDLGAENLSPWVRDHVLGAILNFRMNRKPTFYTSNYDFGGLEKHLSFTSKDGEEMHKGQRLMDRISPFVDIVHLHGENQRRSRA